In Calothrix sp. PCC 7507, one DNA window encodes the following:
- a CDS encoding helix-turn-helix domain-containing protein, with the protein MSNYSSNQDQAFDSYDLQESKFLTNFQRKALLKNLQANLQPEYRRRIEIMLLADVGKSQTQICEILGCSQEMARYWIGIAEAGLAHKWNERPIGRPKIVNHQYIERLKELVSHSPRDYGYAFGYWTAQWLSKHLASEFGIEISDRHINRLLKQMGLSTKRKSSCQPETENTKDTAITICDLKSNSEPSFNWSFNLMQTNN; encoded by the coding sequence ATGTCAAACTATTCTTCTAATCAAGACCAGGCTTTTGACAGCTATGACCTACAAGAGAGTAAGTTTTTAACAAATTTTCAACGAAAAGCTTTGTTAAAAAACCTCCAAGCTAATTTGCAACCAGAATATCGGCGACGGATTGAAATTATGTTACTGGCTGATGTGGGTAAATCTCAGACCCAAATCTGTGAAATCTTAGGTTGTTCTCAAGAAATGGCGCGGTACTGGATTGGGATAGCAGAAGCAGGTTTAGCCCATAAATGGAACGAGCGACCAATAGGTAGACCGAAGATTGTTAATCATCAATATATAGAACGGTTGAAAGAATTAGTAAGCCATAGTCCCCGTGATTATGGATACGCATTTGGTTACTGGACAGCGCAATGGTTAAGTAAACATTTAGCAAGTGAATTTGGCATTGAAATTAGCGATCGCCATATTAATCGCTTGCTTAAACAAATGGGACTTTCCACTAAACGCAAAAGTTCCTGTCAACCAGAAACTGAGAATACTAAGGATACAGCCATTACCATCTGCGACCTAAAATCTAACTCCGAACCGAGTTTTAATTGGTCATTTAATCTGATGCAGACCAATAACTAA